The Sporocytophaga myxococcoides genome includes a window with the following:
- a CDS encoding lytic transglycosylase domain-containing protein, with product MEKLFNKSGKLKGLILVVCTLLSTVSYGQFSTEQDTTTNVAPQPEEATVAVVAVADSIPEVPDELIADRLKCLEKNVQLTFNKKIRGFIDYFTVRNRRYSVVMERRKRLYFDIFEEALKRHNMPQELKYLAIVESGLNPKAISRAGAAGLWQFMPSTGKIYKLKQDQYVDERLDPYKSTEAACRYLKDLYNIFNDWELALASYNCGPGNVRKAIRKSGYKDTFWEIYNFLPQETRGYVPQFVALTYTMNHLQDHNIFADSLEYPIRFDTVHINQYVNLDTFCEQLNICKDEFTKLNPAIKRNYLPDNYPFHIRIPSDKSEYFAMNKLAILDESSKRSGDEIDDELSQPPVQFASTKPASENKSHGSATAQKKKVYYTVKQGDVLSKIADKFEVSLSDLKKWNNLKGSTIKSGQKLTIYKGGLVMEKPTLAKQTESNKKYDPHKKVYYVQPGDTLWTISRSNNIPVEKLKKLNNLKSNEIKVGQKLIMS from the coding sequence ATGGAAAAATTATTCAACAAGTCTGGAAAGTTAAAGGGGTTAATCCTTGTTGTTTGTACTTTACTGTCAACTGTTTCTTATGGGCAGTTTTCAACTGAACAAGATACCACTACCAATGTTGCGCCTCAACCAGAGGAAGCGACAGTGGCAGTTGTCGCAGTTGCCGATAGTATTCCTGAAGTTCCGGATGAGTTGATAGCAGACAGATTAAAATGTCTCGAAAAAAATGTACAACTAACCTTTAATAAAAAAATTAGAGGTTTTATTGATTATTTCACTGTTCGTAACAGACGCTATTCTGTCGTGATGGAACGCAGAAAACGTCTATATTTCGACATTTTTGAAGAAGCTCTAAAAAGGCACAATATGCCTCAGGAATTAAAGTATCTGGCTATTGTAGAATCAGGGCTTAACCCTAAAGCTATATCAAGAGCTGGTGCTGCAGGTTTATGGCAATTTATGCCAAGCACAGGTAAAATCTACAAACTGAAACAAGATCAGTATGTAGATGAAAGACTAGATCCATACAAATCAACAGAAGCGGCCTGCAGATATCTTAAAGACCTATATAACATTTTTAATGACTGGGAACTAGCCCTGGCCTCCTATAACTGCGGACCTGGTAATGTCAGAAAAGCCATTAGGAAATCAGGATACAAAGATACTTTCTGGGAAATATATAACTTCCTTCCTCAGGAAACCAGAGGATATGTACCTCAATTTGTAGCCCTAACCTACACAATGAATCACCTACAGGATCATAATATCTTCGCGGATTCCCTTGAATATCCGATTCGCTTCGATACAGTACATATCAACCAATATGTAAATCTTGATACGTTCTGTGAGCAGTTGAATATCTGCAAAGATGAGTTCACTAAATTGAATCCGGCTATAAAAAGAAATTATCTTCCAGATAATTATCCTTTTCATATCAGAATACCTTCAGATAAATCTGAATATTTTGCGATGAACAAACTTGCCATTCTGGATGAAAGCTCAAAAAGATCAGGTGATGAAATTGATGATGAATTATCACAGCCTCCAGTTCAGTTTGCAAGCACAAAGCCCGCATCAGAAAATAAATCTCACGGATCTGCGACTGCACAAAAGAAAAAGGTTTATTATACTGTAAAACAAGGAGATGTCCTTTCTAAAATTGCAGACAAATTTGAAGTAAGTCTTTCTGATCTTAAGAAATGGAATAACCTGAAAGGCTCAACTATTAAATCCGGACAAAAACTTACAATCTACAAGGGCGGATTGGTAATGGAAAAACCGACCTTGGCAAAGCAAACGGAAAGCAATAAAAAGTATGATCCTCATAAGAAGGTATATTACGTACAGCCAGGTGACACTCTTTGGACTATCTCTAGATCCAATAACATCCCTGTTGAAAAACTTAAAAAACTGAATAATCTTAAGTCCAACGAAATAAAAGTAGGACAAAAATTAATAATGAGTTAA